The proteins below come from a single Pseudomonas hygromyciniae genomic window:
- the merP gene encoding mercury resistance system periplasmic binding protein MerP: MKKLFASLALAAVVAPVWAATQTVTLSVPGMTCSACPITVKKAISKVEGVSKVDVTFETRQAVVTFDDAKTSVQKLTKATADAGYPSSVKQ; encoded by the coding sequence ATGAAGAAACTGTTTGCCTCCCTCGCCCTCGCCGCCGTTGTTGCCCCCGTCTGGGCCGCCACCCAGACCGTCACGCTGTCCGTACCGGGCATGACCTGCTCCGCCTGCCCGATCACTGTCAAGAAGGCGATTTCCAAGGTCGAAGGCGTCAGCAAAGTTGACGTGACTTTCGAGACACGCCAAGCGGTCGTCACCTTCGACGATGCCAAGACCAGCGTGCAGAAGCTGACCAAGGCAACCGCAGACGCGGGCTATCCGTCCAGCGTCAAGCAGTGA
- the merT gene encoding mercuric ion transporter MerT, which yields MSEPKTGRGALFTGGLAAILASACCLGPLVLIALGFSGAWIGNLAVLEPYRPIFIGVALVALFFAWRRIYRQAAACKPGEVCAIPQVRATYKLIFWIVAALVLVALGFPYVMPFFY from the coding sequence ATGTCTGAACCAAAAACCGGGCGCGGCGCGCTCTTCACTGGAGGGCTTGCCGCCATCCTCGCCTCGGCTTGCTGCCTCGGGCCGTTGGTTCTGATCGCCTTGGGGTTCAGCGGCGCTTGGATCGGCAACTTGGCGGTGTTGGAACCCTATCGCCCCATCTTTATCGGCGTGGCGCTGGTGGCGTTGTTCTTCGCCTGGCGGCGCATCTACCGGCAGGCAGCGGCCTGCAAACCGGGTGAGGTCTGCGCGATTCCCCAAGTGCGAGCTACTTACAAGCTCATTTTCTGGATCGTGGCCGCGCTGGTTCTGGTCGCGCTCGGATTTCCCTACGTCATGCCATTTTTCTACTGA
- a CDS encoding mercury resistance transcriptional regulator MerR: MENNLENLTIGVFAKAAGVNVETIRFYQRKGLLLEPDKPYGSIRRYGEADVTRVRFVKSAQRLGFSLDEIAELLRLEDGTHCEEASSLAEHKLKDVREKMADLARMEAVLSELVCACHARRGNVSCPLIASLQGGASLAGSAMP; encoded by the coding sequence ATGGAAAACAATTTGGAGAACCTGACCATTGGCGTTTTCGCCAAGGCGGCCGGGGTCAATGTGGAGACCATCCGTTTCTATCAGCGCAAGGGCTTGTTGCTGGAGCCTGACAAGCCCTATGGCAGCATCCGCCGCTATGGCGAGGCGGATGTAACGCGGGTGCGCTTCGTGAAATCAGCCCAGCGGCTGGGCTTCAGCCTGGATGAGATCGCCGAGCTGCTGCGGCTGGAGGATGGCACCCATTGCGAGGAAGCCAGCAGTCTGGCCGAGCACAAGCTCAAGGACGTGCGCGAGAAAATGGCTGACCTGGCGCGCATGGAGGCCGTGCTGTCTGAGTTGGTGTGCGCCTGCCATGCGCGAAGGGGGAACGTTTCCTGCCCGCTGATCGCGTCACTACAGGGTGGAGCAAGCTTGGCAGGTTCGGCTATGCCTTAG
- a CDS encoding aminoglycoside O-phosphotransferase APH(6)-Id, translated as MFMPPVFPAHWHVSQPVLIADTFSSLVWKVSLPDGTPAIVKGLKPIEDIADELRGADYLVWRNGRGAVRLLGRENNLMLLEYAGERMLSHIVAEHGDYQATEIAAELMAKLYAASEEPLPSALLPIRDRFAALFQRARDDQNAGCQTDYVHAAIIADQMMSNASELRGLHGDLHHENIMFSSRGWLVIDPVGLVGEVGFGAANMFYDPADRDDLCLDPRRIAQMADAFSRALDVDPRRLLDQAYAYGCLSAAWNADGEEEQRDLAIAAAIKQVRQTSY; from the coding sequence ATGTTCATGCCGCCTGTTTTTCCTGCTCATTGGCACGTTTCGCAACCTGTTCTCATTGCGGACACCTTTTCCAGCCTCGTTTGGAAAGTTTCATTGCCAGACGGGACTCCTGCAATCGTCAAGGGATTGAAACCTATAGAAGACATTGCTGATGAACTGCGCGGGGCCGACTATCTGGTATGGCGCAATGGGAGGGGAGCAGTCCGGTTGCTCGGTCGTGAGAACAATCTGATGTTGCTCGAATATGCCGGGGAGCGAATGCTCTCTCACATCGTTGCCGAGCACGGCGACTACCAGGCGACCGAAATTGCAGCGGAACTAATGGCGAAGCTGTATGCCGCATCTGAGGAACCCCTGCCTTCTGCCCTTCTCCCGATCCGGGATCGCTTTGCAGCTTTGTTTCAGCGGGCGCGCGATGATCAAAACGCAGGTTGTCAAACTGACTACGTCCACGCGGCGATTATAGCCGATCAAATGATGAGCAATGCCTCGGAACTGCGTGGGCTACATGGCGATCTGCATCATGAAAACATCATGTTCTCCAGTCGCGGCTGGCTGGTGATAGATCCCGTCGGTCTGGTCGGTGAAGTGGGCTTTGGCGCCGCCAATATGTTCTACGATCCGGCTGACAGAGACGACCTTTGTCTCGATCCTAGACGCATTGCACAGATGGCGGACGCATTCTCTCGTGCGCTGGACGTCGATCCGCGTCGCCTGCTCGACCAGGCGTACGCTTATGGGTGCCTTTCCGCAGCTTGGAACGCGGATGGAGAAGAGGAGCAACGCGATCTAGCTATCGCGGCCGCGATCAAGCAGGTGCGACAGACGTCATACTAG
- the aph(3'')-Ib gene encoding aminoglycoside O-phosphotransferase APH(3'')-Ib, producing MNRTNIFFGESHSDWLPVRGGESGDFVFRRGDGHAFAKIAPASRRGELAGERDRLIWLKGRGVACPEVINWQEEQEGACLVITAIPGVPAADLSGADLLKAWPSMGQQLGAVHSLSVDQCPFERRLSRMFGRAVDVVSRNAVNPDFLPDEDKSTPQLDLLARVERELPVRLDQERTDMVVCHGDPCMPNFMVDPKTLQCTGLIDLGRLGTADRYADLALMIANAEENWAAPDEAERAFAVLFNVLGIEAPDRERLAFYLRLDPLTWG from the coding sequence TTGAATCGAACTAATATTTTTTTTGGTGAATCGCATTCTGACTGGTTGCCTGTCAGAGGCGGAGAATCTGGTGATTTTGTTTTTCGACGTGGTGACGGGCATGCCTTCGCGAAAATCGCACCTGCTTCCCGCCGCGGTGAGCTCGCTGGAGAGCGTGACCGCCTCATTTGGCTCAAAGGTCGAGGTGTGGCTTGCCCCGAGGTGATCAACTGGCAGGAGGAACAGGAGGGTGCATGCTTGGTGATAACGGCAATTCCGGGAGTACCGGCGGCTGATCTGTCTGGAGCGGATTTGCTCAAAGCGTGGCCGTCAATGGGGCAGCAACTTGGCGCTGTTCACAGCCTATCGGTTGATCAATGTCCGTTTGAGCGCAGGCTGTCGCGAATGTTCGGACGCGCCGTTGATGTGGTGTCCCGCAATGCCGTCAATCCCGACTTCTTACCGGACGAGGACAAGAGTACGCCGCAGCTCGATCTTTTGGCTCGTGTCGAACGAGAGCTACCGGTGCGGCTCGACCAAGAGCGCACCGATATGGTTGTTTGCCATGGTGATCCCTGCATGCCGAACTTCATGGTGGACCCTAAAACTCTTCAATGCACGGGTCTGATCGACCTTGGGCGGCTCGGAACAGCAGATCGCTATGCCGATTTGGCACTCATGATTGCTAACGCCGAAGAGAACTGGGCAGCGCCAGATGAAGCAGAGCGCGCCTTCGCTGTCCTATTCAATGTATTGGGGATCGAAGCCCCCGACCGCGAACGCCTTGCCTTCTATCTGCGATTGGACCCTCTGACTTGGGGTTGA
- a CDS encoding glutathione synthase: MSTLDVQKLKDDAVEWALTHGVAFKESSYSAVHTPFTLTPTPISRKSYQYLKNATGILSKLIYSVSEDHDFLYSAIYPIKAGNAFFSALLNMHQQIHSSSRHAPRLPLLIMRSDFMDDNRDGFRLIEFNGIAAGMGPFGQRIHDLHHYLQRQCPAVFSDLSNQATGALVDNQAIEGLSAAICQATCRIKQEFGDPGPARFLMIVQENENNVFDQHLLELALQQKGIETHRRTFRELHNQLSTGADNRLILEGVGPLDTVYLRAGYQYSDYEAFNIDEQECCQALMATRVFIEQHRVAVNATVGQQLATSKRVQMLLSQLGYDEFVAFGLTLQEAKIAKTILGEMLPISPDSINLAKESPSETWVLKNQGEGGGHCLFGADILTKLTELTPQQYQSWSLMRRLHPQPRAMPTLIVRKGELHKVNDLISELGMFSVQTDNNPSSAEHSFAGYLIRSKSAESTEGGVHSGQGVLDSLVYSD, from the coding sequence ATGAGTACTCTTGATGTTCAGAAGCTCAAGGATGATGCCGTCGAATGGGCCTTAACTCATGGTGTTGCTTTCAAGGAATCGTCGTATTCCGCAGTGCATACCCCGTTTACCCTGACACCAACACCTATCAGCCGTAAATCCTATCAGTACTTAAAGAATGCAACAGGAATACTCAGCAAATTAATCTATTCAGTTTCTGAGGATCATGATTTTTTGTACTCTGCGATTTATCCCATCAAGGCCGGGAATGCCTTCTTTTCAGCCCTCCTGAACATGCATCAACAAATCCATTCATCATCAAGGCATGCTCCTCGATTACCATTACTCATTATGCGTAGCGACTTTATGGATGATAATCGTGATGGGTTCAGGCTTATAGAGTTCAATGGTATAGCTGCAGGAATGGGGCCGTTTGGTCAGCGGATACATGATCTGCATCACTATCTACAACGGCAATGTCCCGCTGTCTTTTCTGATTTATCGAATCAGGCAACAGGGGCGCTTGTCGACAATCAAGCGATCGAAGGGTTATCAGCAGCGATTTGTCAGGCAACTTGCAGAATTAAGCAGGAGTTCGGAGACCCCGGCCCTGCCAGGTTCCTGATGATTGTGCAGGAGAATGAAAATAATGTGTTTGATCAACACTTGCTTGAGCTCGCCCTCCAGCAAAAAGGAATCGAAACGCATCGCAGGACTTTTCGTGAACTGCATAATCAATTGAGTACAGGCGCCGACAACAGGCTCATTCTCGAGGGTGTAGGCCCACTTGATACCGTCTACTTACGTGCCGGATATCAGTATTCTGATTATGAAGCATTCAATATCGATGAGCAGGAGTGTTGTCAGGCGCTGATGGCGACCCGAGTATTCATTGAGCAGCACCGGGTTGCAGTGAACGCCACAGTTGGCCAGCAACTGGCGACCAGCAAGCGAGTACAAATGCTGCTCTCGCAATTGGGTTACGACGAGTTTGTCGCATTTGGATTAACACTGCAGGAAGCTAAAATAGCAAAAACGATACTGGGTGAGATGTTACCCATCAGCCCGGATAGTATCAACCTTGCAAAAGAGTCTCCTTCGGAAACCTGGGTTCTCAAAAATCAGGGTGAAGGCGGGGGGCATTGTCTGTTTGGTGCGGATATCCTGACAAAACTGACGGAACTCACTCCACAACAATATCAGTCCTGGTCGCTGATGCGCCGTTTACACCCTCAGCCCCGAGCTATGCCCACCTTGATTGTGCGTAAAGGGGAGTTGCATAAGGTGAATGATTTGATAAGCGAACTTGGAATGTTCTCCGTGCAGACAGATAACAATCCCTCCAGTGCTGAGCACAGTTTTGCTGGATATCTAATTCGTAGCAAATCAGCTGAATCGACAGAGGGAGGGGTCCATAGTGGACAAGGTGTTTTAGACTCGCTGGTATACAGCGATTAG
- a CDS encoding IS6-like element IS26 family transposase, with the protein MNPFKGRHFQRDIILWAVRWYCKYGISYRELQEMLAERGVNVDHSTIYRWVQRYAPEMEKRLRWYWRNPSDLCPWHMDETYVKVNGRWAYLYRAVDSRGRTVDFYLSSRRNSKAAYRFLGKILNNVKKWQIPRFINTDKAPAYGRALALLKREGRCPSDVEHRQIKYRNNVIECDHGKLKRIINATLGFKSMKTAYATIKGIEVMRALRKGQASAFYYGDPLGEMRLVSRVFEM; encoded by the coding sequence ATGAACCCATTCAAAGGCCGGCATTTTCAGCGTGACATCATTCTGTGGGCCGTACGCTGGTACTGCAAATACGGCATCAGTTACCGTGAGCTGCAGGAGATGCTGGCTGAACGCGGAGTGAATGTCGATCACTCCACGATTTACCGCTGGGTTCAGCGTTATGCGCCTGAAATGGAAAAACGGCTGCGCTGGTACTGGCGTAACCCTTCCGATCTTTGCCCGTGGCACATGGATGAAACCTACGTGAAGGTCAATGGCCGCTGGGCGTATCTGTACCGGGCCGTCGACAGCCGGGGCCGCACTGTCGATTTTTATCTCTCCTCCCGTCGTAACAGCAAAGCTGCATACCGGTTTCTGGGTAAAATCCTCAACAACGTGAAGAAGTGGCAGATCCCACGATTCATCAACACGGATAAAGCGCCCGCCTATGGTCGCGCGCTTGCTCTGCTCAAACGCGAAGGCCGGTGCCCGTCTGACGTTGAACACCGACAGATTAAGTACCGGAACAACGTGATTGAATGCGATCATGGCAAACTGAAACGGATAATCAACGCCACGCTGGGATTTAAATCCATGAAGACGGCTTACGCCACCATCAAAGGTATTGAGGTGATGCGTGCACTACGCAAAGGCCAGGCCTCAGCATTTTATTATGGTGATCCCCTGGGCGAAATGCGCCTGGTAAGCAGAGTTTTTGAAATGTAA